One segment of Gordonia terrae DNA contains the following:
- a CDS encoding peptidoglycan D,D-transpeptidase FtsI family protein, whose product MTRATFERLGAGPSRPGRRPGGGPAAGSGGPKRPGTGKRNGRGPQSFVFRARAAGVLVLLVVLAVAVKMIVVHTVQAGSISAEAAQQREYTQVLTAKRGAILDRNGRPLAYTDEARSLTFLPKAVRKTIDEEHRKNPALPDVDTRLKEIAKGVSVALGGSISEEDLLAKVTGEDTFVYLARSVSPDVASRITEEFPEVGADPQSIRLYPGGSLAANVVGDVNYDGNGLIGLEASLDSILSGTDGSRTYDRGSDGAVIPGSMRNVHPALNGATVRLTLDSDIQWFVQSQIMKAKQASGAQGASAVVLDARTGEVLAMANDGTFNASVPLSEQPDADLGNPAVTSPFEPGSVNKLIAAAAAVEYGITKPDTVHQVPGSIRMAGVTVRDAWPHGVEPYTTTGIFGKSSNVGTLMLAQRIGEERFADMVKKFGLGQRTGVGLPAESAGEVPALSQWSGGSFANLPIGQGLSMSLLQMTAMYQAIANDGLRIPPRILSSEQRDGSAPDDRARPQPVRVVSESTARTVRDMFRSVVQDDPTGEQQGTGTKAAVDGYQVSGKTGTAQQVDPACGCYSNSRYNITFAGIAPADNPRYVVGIMLDNPRRSSDGSGGQSAAPLFSTITSWMLQRAQVPLSAPTPRLTLTAR is encoded by the coding sequence ATGACACGTGCGACCTTCGAGCGGCTCGGCGCCGGGCCGTCACGACCGGGACGTCGCCCCGGTGGAGGGCCGGCCGCGGGGTCGGGAGGGCCGAAGCGGCCGGGGACCGGCAAGCGGAACGGCCGGGGCCCGCAGAGCTTCGTCTTCCGTGCGCGCGCGGCCGGCGTGCTGGTGCTGCTCGTCGTTCTCGCCGTCGCGGTCAAGATGATCGTCGTGCACACGGTGCAGGCGGGGTCGATCTCCGCCGAGGCCGCGCAGCAGCGCGAGTACACCCAGGTCCTGACCGCCAAGCGCGGAGCGATCCTCGATCGCAACGGGCGCCCGCTCGCCTACACCGACGAAGCCAGGTCGTTGACGTTCTTGCCCAAGGCCGTTCGCAAGACGATCGACGAGGAGCATCGCAAGAATCCGGCCCTGCCCGACGTCGACACGAGGCTGAAGGAGATCGCCAAGGGCGTGTCGGTGGCCCTCGGCGGTTCGATCAGCGAAGAGGATCTGCTCGCCAAGGTCACCGGCGAGGACACCTTCGTGTACCTCGCCCGGTCGGTGAGCCCCGACGTCGCGTCGCGGATCACCGAGGAGTTCCCCGAGGTCGGCGCCGACCCGCAGAGCATCCGCCTCTACCCGGGCGGGTCACTGGCCGCGAACGTGGTCGGCGACGTCAACTACGACGGCAACGGCCTCATCGGACTGGAGGCGTCGCTGGACTCGATCCTGTCCGGAACCGACGGTTCGCGGACCTATGACCGCGGGTCGGACGGCGCGGTCATCCCCGGCAGCATGCGCAACGTGCACCCGGCGCTCAACGGCGCCACGGTGCGCCTCACCCTCGACTCCGACATCCAGTGGTTCGTCCAGAGCCAGATCATGAAGGCCAAGCAGGCTTCCGGCGCGCAGGGGGCCTCCGCGGTCGTGCTGGACGCGCGGACCGGCGAGGTGCTGGCGATGGCGAACGACGGGACCTTCAACGCGTCGGTCCCGCTGTCCGAGCAGCCGGACGCCGACCTGGGCAACCCGGCCGTCACCTCGCCGTTCGAGCCGGGTTCGGTCAACAAGCTCATCGCGGCCGCGGCCGCCGTCGAGTATGGGATCACCAAGCCCGACACCGTCCACCAGGTTCCCGGGAGCATCCGGATGGCCGGCGTGACCGTGCGTGATGCGTGGCCACACGGTGTCGAGCCGTACACCACCACCGGCATCTTCGGTAAGTCCTCGAACGTCGGCACCCTGATGCTCGCGCAGCGCATCGGCGAGGAGCGCTTCGCCGACATGGTGAAGAAGTTCGGTCTCGGTCAGCGAACCGGGGTGGGCCTGCCCGCGGAGAGCGCGGGCGAGGTGCCCGCGCTGAGCCAGTGGTCGGGTGGCTCGTTCGCCAACCTGCCCATCGGACAGGGGCTTTCGATGTCCCTGTTGCAGATGACCGCGATGTACCAGGCGATCGCCAACGACGGACTGCGCATCCCGCCACGGATTCTGTCCTCCGAACAGCGCGACGGGTCGGCACCCGACGACCGGGCGCGACCCCAGCCGGTCCGCGTCGTGAGCGAGTCGACCGCCCGCACCGTCCGGGACATGTTCCGGTCGGTGGTCCAGGACGATCCGACGGGTGAACAGCAGGGCACCGGGACCAAGGCGGCGGTCGACGGCTATCAGGTGAGCGGGAAGACCGGCACCGCCCAGCAGGTCGATCCGGCGTGTGGGTGCTACTCGAACTCGCGGTACAACATCACCTTCGCGGGGATCGCGCCCGCCGACAACCCGCGCTACGTCGTCGGGATCATGCTCGACAACCCGCGTCGCAGTTCTGACGGATCGGGCGGTCAGTCGGCGGCACCGCTGTTCTCGACCATCACCTCGTGGATGCTCCAGCGCGCCCAGGTGCCGCTGTCGGCTCCGACGCCGCGACTGACCCTGACCGCGCGGTAG